Proteins encoded by one window of Conger conger chromosome 1, fConCon1.1, whole genome shotgun sequence:
- the si:dkey-177p2.6 gene encoding SERTA domain-containing protein 2: MLGRGVKRKLSDFGEVAGAKDSVPDVPYMQQRQLVLNMCLNKLQSCHMRSEPSLHRAVLLANTLRQIQEEMRREGWEPPAAPAPWPPHPSTPLHTPSLPPVPSDCPEGPGPAAHSDSGLALPPSLLREEGGAQGERGPPACPGCTETEEESDSSSSSSALSSSPEDSRTPDLLFSSFEITNSTSYLTDLAFDDIFEDIDTSMYDCSDFSSVLAYPLPRASGATPAAEDGLKSFPSCTTASALQLCLTDLNELDHIMEILVGS, translated from the coding sequence GGAGTGAAGCGTAAGCTGAGCGACTTCGGGGAGGTGGCGGGGGCGAAGGACTCCGTGCCGGACGTGCCCTACATGCAGCAGCGGCAGCTGGTGCTGAACATGTGCCTGAACAAGCTGCAGAGCTGCCACATGAGGAGCGAGCCAAGCCTGCACCGGGCCGTGCTGCTGGCCAACACCCTGCGCCAGATCCAGGAGGAGATGCGGCGCGAGGGCTGGGAGCCGCCGGCCGCGCCCGCGCCctggcccccccacccctccacgcCGCTGCACACCCCCAGCCTGCCGCCCGTGCCCTCGGACTGCCCCGAGGGGCCCGGCCCCGCTGCACACTCTGACTCCGGCCtggccctgcccccctccctactgagagaggagggtggtgctcagggggagagagggccgCCCGCCTGCCCAGGGTGCACCGAGACCGAGGAGGAGAGcgactcctcttcctcttcctccgctctctcctcctcaccagAGGACAGCAGGACACCAGACTTGCTATTTAGCTCCTTTGAGATCACAAACTCAACCAGCTATCTGACAGACCTGGCCTTTGACGACATATTTGAGGACATTGACACCTCCATGTACGACTGCTCAgacttctcctctgtcctggcgTACCCCCTGCCGAGGGCCAGTGGTGCCACCCCTGCAGCTGAGGATGGCCTCAAGTCATTCCCCAGCTGCACCACAGCCAGCGCCCTGCAGCTGTGTCTCACAGACCTGAATGAGCTGGATCACATCATGGAGATCCTTGTGGGGTCATGA